One genomic segment of Chitinophaga sancti includes these proteins:
- a CDS encoding glycoside hydrolase 43 family protein yields MKTQLNRLARLTLAIGILHIFSFLPVKAQHEKAHNPIIYADVPDLSIIRVGNNYYMSSTTMHMSPGLPIMKSTDLVNWKLIGYAYDTLGNMDELNLRNGKNTYGRGSWASSLRYHNGTYYVTTFSQTTGKTYIYSTKDIEKSEWKGVAFKPMMHDHSLFFDDDGKAYLVYGSGKIRLVELNSELTGIASGSEQVIIENASLPTSPAGSREGLPAEGSQLFKIKGKYYLFNITWPAGGQRSVVIHRADKITGPWEGKTALQDKGVAQGGLIDMPDGRWFAYLFRDNGAVGRIPYLVPVKWENGWPVPGDDGKVPVALNLTANQSLSPGIVASDEFNRGLQDASFPLVWQWNHQPDKELWSLKGRKGFLRLTTGVVNRDFLQARNTLTQRTFGPTSSACTSVDVSRMKDGDFAGLCLLQKDFGLVGVKINGTKRTLVMVNATGGNPEEVAHIALNKSTIYLKADCNFTDRKDIARFYYSLDGKSWNSIGTPLQMKYTLPHFMGYRFGLFNYATKEPGGYADFDYFRISDEIMVKE; encoded by the coding sequence ATGAAAACCCAATTAAATCGCCTTGCCCGGTTAACACTCGCTATTGGAATTTTACATATTTTTAGTTTCCTACCAGTAAAGGCACAGCACGAAAAAGCACATAATCCTATCATCTATGCAGACGTACCGGATCTGTCTATAATACGAGTAGGCAATAACTATTATATGAGCAGTACAACTATGCACATGAGCCCCGGTCTGCCCATCATGAAATCGACTGATCTGGTAAACTGGAAATTGATTGGCTATGCTTACGACACGTTAGGCAATATGGATGAACTGAATCTCAGGAACGGCAAGAACACTTACGGCAGGGGTTCCTGGGCGAGTAGCCTGCGTTATCATAATGGCACATATTACGTCACCACCTTTTCCCAAACCACAGGCAAAACTTATATCTATTCCACAAAAGACATAGAAAAGAGTGAATGGAAAGGTGTTGCATTTAAACCGATGATGCACGACCACTCGCTTTTTTTCGATGACGATGGCAAGGCATACCTGGTGTATGGTAGTGGTAAAATAAGACTGGTAGAATTAAACAGCGAACTCACAGGTATTGCATCAGGCAGCGAACAGGTGATCATTGAAAACGCCAGCCTTCCCACCTCGCCCGCAGGTAGCCGGGAGGGCTTGCCGGCTGAGGGTTCACAATTATTCAAAATAAAAGGCAAGTACTATCTTTTCAACATTACCTGGCCTGCTGGTGGACAGCGATCCGTAGTGATACACAGGGCAGATAAAATAACAGGTCCCTGGGAAGGGAAAACAGCCCTCCAGGATAAAGGGGTAGCGCAAGGCGGTCTTATAGATATGCCTGATGGCAGATGGTTCGCTTACCTTTTTAGGGACAACGGTGCTGTAGGACGCATACCTTACTTAGTTCCCGTAAAGTGGGAAAACGGCTGGCCTGTACCAGGTGATGATGGAAAAGTCCCCGTGGCTCTGAATCTGACTGCCAATCAATCACTCTCTCCGGGGATTGTGGCATCCGATGAATTTAACCGTGGTTTACAAGATGCGTCCTTTCCTTTGGTTTGGCAATGGAACCATCAACCAGATAAAGAGTTATGGTCACTGAAAGGAAGGAAAGGGTTTTTACGCCTGACCACCGGCGTAGTGAACAGGGATTTCCTGCAGGCAAGGAACACCTTGACGCAGCGGACTTTTGGGCCTACATCTTCTGCCTGTACATCGGTTGATGTATCCAGGATGAAAGACGGTGATTTTGCCGGTCTTTGCCTATTGCAAAAGGATTTCGGACTGGTAGGCGTAAAAATTAATGGAACAAAGAGAACATTGGTCATGGTAAATGCCACAGGTGGTAATCCTGAAGAAGTTGCCCATATAGCGTTGAATAAAAGTACTATTTACCTGAAAGCAGATTGCAATTTTACCGACAGAAAAGATATTGCCAGGTTCTATTATAGTCTTGACGGTAAATCGTGGAATTCTATCGGCACACCATTGCAAATGAAGTATACGCTACCGCACTTCATGGGATATAGATTTGGTTTGTTCAACTACGCGACCAAAGAACCTGGAGGATATGCCGATTTTGACTATTTCCGTATTTCAGACGAGATCATGGTAAAAGAATAA
- a CDS encoding VIT family protein codes for MITIDNYLDSHYIHRSNWLRAAVLGANDGIISISSLAIGVATASNTREPILLATIAGLVAGALSMAAGEYVSVSSQTDTEKADIQREEIELREMPGEELEILTQIYQKRGLKRETAIQVAKELTEADALGTHIRDELGINEISQAKPIQAALASGASFTAGGLLPLLVILFAPVKQMEYLLYGFTIIFLIILGAIAAKTGGSSVKKAILRITVWGTLAMGLSALAGYFFGVKV; via the coding sequence ATGATTACCATAGATAATTATCTTGACAGCCATTATATACATAGAAGCAACTGGTTACGTGCGGCTGTTTTAGGCGCAAATGACGGGATAATTTCTATATCCAGCCTTGCGATTGGTGTTGCAACGGCCAGCAACACCCGTGAACCGATCCTGCTGGCGACCATCGCAGGACTTGTTGCGGGAGCACTATCAATGGCTGCAGGCGAATACGTATCAGTAAGTTCGCAAACTGACACTGAAAAAGCGGATATACAACGAGAAGAAATAGAGCTTCGGGAAATGCCGGGGGAAGAACTTGAGATTCTCACACAAATTTACCAAAAGCGTGGTTTAAAAAGGGAAACAGCTATACAGGTGGCGAAGGAACTTACAGAGGCGGATGCTTTAGGGACACATATAAGAGATGAACTTGGAATTAATGAAATAAGTCAGGCAAAGCCTATACAAGCAGCATTGGCATCTGGAGCCTCTTTTACTGCAGGTGGACTTTTACCCCTTCTGGTGATTCTATTTGCTCCTGTTAAACAAATGGAATATTTACTATATGGTTTTACCATCATTTTCCTGATCATATTAGGCGCAATTGCCGCTAAAACGGGAGGTTCCAGTGTTAAAAAGGCGATTTTACGCATTACGGTGTGGGGAACACTGGCAATGGGGCTTTCTGCATTGGCAGGTTACTTTTTTGGGGTTAAAGTATAA
- a CDS encoding heme-binding domain-containing protein, whose amino-acid sequence MIKKILIAILAIFIIIQFIRPKKNIASGPFPNSINQNHAIPEDVQAILTRSCYDCHSNNTHYPWYNNIQPVAWLLAHDINEGKKHFNFDEFNTYSISRRQRKLAELIDEIKMDEMPMGIYTVLHRNAVLSKAEKQKLINWADNVKNAIR is encoded by the coding sequence ATGATAAAGAAAATTCTTATTGCCATTCTGGCCATTTTCATCATAATACAGTTTATTCGTCCGAAAAAAAATATTGCTTCCGGACCGTTCCCCAATAGCATTAATCAAAACCATGCTATTCCAGAGGATGTTCAGGCAATACTAACACGCAGTTGTTACGATTGCCATTCTAATAATACGCATTACCCTTGGTATAACAACATTCAGCCTGTAGCCTGGCTGCTAGCGCATGATATTAACGAAGGTAAAAAGCACTTTAATTTTGACGAATTTAACACATATAGCATTTCCCGTAGACAACGAAAATTGGCTGAATTGATTGACGAGATCAAAATGGATGAAATGCCGATGGGCATTTATACTGTTCTACATCGAAATGCAGTACTTTCAAAGGCTGAAAAACAAAAGTTGATCAATTGGGCAGATAATGTCAAAAACGCCATCAGATAA
- a CDS encoding alpha-L-fucosidase, with the protein MRSAFGILFLIGVLHCSLFAQKAVTETPSVLPASLPPLGAIPAKKPIDSINLGDSKEFPEVNLNITITSGPFKPTWESIEKNYPGTPQWLRDAKFGIWVHFGPQASGESGDWYARKLYLEGTLAYKNHVKNHGHPSEVGYKDVLRNWNPSKLNPAALAKIYKDAGARFLLIQGVHHDNFDLWNSRYQPWNSVNLGPKRDLIGEWAKACRAENLKFGVTFHHEYTWWWWQTAFGSDTAGSKKGVPYDGNLTLADGKGKWWEGYDPRLLYGIDLREYKGVQEAAKSKWSPPPAGIFINHLDYAKWYTTQWALRMMDVTEHYDPDFIYTDGTSDQPFSGNGTGTGFKANAMQIVIADFYNQSIQRRGKVNTFSIVKFRHNTNGTVNTEEFGIPEKINSKEPWIAETPVGDWFYAPDFTYNSGMMIKYIIEAIARDGNAAICISLLPDGSLDAGSKKMLEEVGIWLRRNGEAVYGSKAWVTPGEGEMVDGKLKMLPGGGLGSRQAEFRFDSSDFRFTVGKNNALYIFTMVIPRQGTQLVIKSLATDAGYFKQEIKRVSLVGYSNQVKWKQDTDGLKIFYPKNEIPFSTAVVFKIE; encoded by the coding sequence ATGAGATCAGCATTCGGGATTTTGTTCTTAATCGGTGTACTCCACTGCAGTTTATTTGCTCAAAAAGCTGTTACAGAAACACCATCTGTATTGCCAGCATCGTTGCCTCCCTTAGGCGCTATTCCTGCTAAAAAGCCGATCGACAGCATAAACCTGGGTGATTCCAAAGAATTTCCGGAGGTCAATTTGAATATTACTATTACCTCAGGCCCTTTTAAACCAACCTGGGAATCAATAGAAAAAAACTATCCCGGTACTCCCCAATGGCTAAGGGATGCAAAATTCGGTATATGGGTGCATTTTGGCCCGCAGGCATCTGGTGAAAGCGGGGATTGGTATGCAAGAAAACTTTATCTAGAGGGAACCCTGGCGTATAAAAACCATGTCAAAAATCATGGGCATCCTTCAGAAGTGGGTTATAAGGATGTACTACGCAATTGGAACCCTTCAAAACTTAATCCTGCAGCACTGGCTAAAATTTATAAAGATGCAGGCGCTCGCTTTTTGCTCATCCAGGGTGTGCACCACGACAATTTCGATTTATGGAACTCCCGCTATCAGCCTTGGAATTCAGTAAATCTTGGGCCGAAACGTGATTTAATTGGTGAATGGGCGAAAGCCTGCCGCGCAGAAAATCTGAAATTTGGCGTCACGTTTCACCATGAGTACACCTGGTGGTGGTGGCAGACTGCTTTTGGCAGTGATACAGCAGGAAGCAAAAAAGGAGTGCCATATGATGGTAATCTGACGCTTGCAGATGGAAAAGGTAAGTGGTGGGAAGGATATGACCCACGGCTTTTATATGGTATTGATCTGCGTGAGTATAAGGGGGTACAGGAAGCTGCTAAGTCAAAGTGGTCACCGCCCCCCGCCGGCATATTTATCAACCATCTGGATTATGCTAAATGGTATACAACGCAGTGGGCTTTACGCATGATGGATGTTACAGAACATTATGACCCGGATTTCATTTATACGGATGGTACTTCAGATCAACCTTTTAGTGGTAATGGAACAGGCACCGGTTTCAAGGCAAATGCTATGCAAATTGTAATAGCAGATTTTTATAACCAGTCAATACAACGTCGTGGTAAGGTTAACACCTTCAGTATCGTAAAGTTCCGTCATAACACCAATGGTACGGTCAATACAGAAGAATTTGGCATTCCCGAAAAAATCAATAGTAAAGAGCCCTGGATTGCGGAAACCCCAGTGGGGGATTGGTTTTATGCACCAGACTTTACTTATAATTCCGGCATGATGATCAAATATATCATTGAGGCTATAGCAAGGGATGGCAATGCCGCGATATGCATTTCGTTATTGCCGGATGGCTCTCTCGATGCCGGAAGCAAAAAAATGCTTGAGGAAGTGGGCATTTGGTTACGCAGAAATGGTGAAGCTGTTTACGGAAGCAAGGCCTGGGTGACTCCCGGCGAAGGCGAGATGGTTGATGGTAAGCTAAAAATGTTACCCGGAGGAGGGTTAGGCAGTCGGCAGGCTGAATTTAGATTCGACTCATCAGATTTTCGCTTTACTGTAGGGAAAAATAATGCATTGTATATTTTTACCATGGTAATACCCAGGCAGGGAACCCAACTGGTTATTAAATCATTGGCAACTGATGCCGGTTATTTCAAACAAGAGATTAAAAGAGTAAGCCTGGTAGGGTACAGCAACCAAGTAAAGTGGAAACAAGATACGGATGGTTTAAAAATCTTTTATCCCAAAAACGAGATACCGTTTAGTACTGCTGTTGTTTTTAAAATTGAATGA
- a CDS encoding efflux transporter outer membrane subunit, which translates to MNLKYFSRTAAVIAVAVLILPGCKIRQAYIRPSVETDSLYRSVYTTDTTTIASLSWRQMFKDDKLQALIQAGIANNYDLIIAVARIKQAEANLRQAKAAFLPTLSVSPQYTRQKVAATQGGNLGFTPENVYAVQGNASWEIDLWGKLSSAKKASLASLLQSYAYQRSVQTKLIADIATDYYNLLAYDKQLAITVQTVKNRKEDVETNKALKVANRVNEASVAQSEANLYAAEVTIPDLQNSIRETENALCVLIGRHPGTIQRNLLDMQEVDTTLQTGLPAQLLSNRPDVQQAEYNVRYYFEQINVARAYFYPTLNITAQGGWQSATVGDLFKSATIFGNVVGGLTQPVFNKGLNKQRLQLAKAQYEENVATFQQTVLDAGREVSDALYNYKAVQDKASTRKLLLDAWFRSVDYNRELLKNGYVTYTDVLTSEQSYLSAQLSGVNDRLQQLTSLVTLYKSLGGGWK; encoded by the coding sequence ATGAACTTAAAATATTTTTCACGTACAGCTGCTGTAATTGCAGTGGCTGTACTAATATTACCCGGATGCAAAATAAGGCAGGCCTATATACGCCCCTCCGTTGAAACAGATAGCCTGTACCGCTCCGTATACACAACAGATACAACTACCATCGCAAGTTTATCCTGGAGGCAAATGTTTAAGGATGACAAATTGCAGGCTTTGATACAGGCAGGCATTGCCAATAATTACGATTTAATAATCGCCGTGGCCCGAATCAAACAAGCTGAAGCCAACTTGCGTCAGGCCAAAGCAGCATTTTTACCAACACTAAGCGTTTCACCACAATACACAAGGCAAAAAGTTGCTGCCACACAAGGCGGAAACCTTGGTTTTACACCAGAAAACGTTTACGCCGTTCAAGGTAACGCCAGTTGGGAAATTGACTTGTGGGGGAAACTAAGCAGTGCCAAAAAGGCTTCACTCGCTTCACTTTTACAAAGTTATGCCTACCAACGGTCTGTTCAGACGAAACTGATTGCCGACATTGCTACCGATTATTATAACCTGTTGGCTTACGATAAGCAACTGGCTATCACTGTGCAAACTGTGAAAAACCGGAAAGAAGACGTAGAAACTAATAAAGCATTAAAGGTAGCTAACCGTGTAAACGAAGCATCCGTTGCTCAAAGTGAGGCCAACCTTTATGCGGCCGAGGTTACCATACCAGATCTGCAAAACAGTATTCGCGAGACTGAAAATGCATTGTGCGTTTTGATAGGCCGGCATCCAGGTACAATTCAAAGAAACCTGCTTGATATGCAAGAGGTAGACACGACTTTACAAACAGGTCTGCCTGCACAATTGCTAAGCAACCGCCCTGATGTACAACAGGCAGAGTATAATGTCAGGTACTATTTTGAGCAGATCAATGTAGCCCGCGCTTACTTTTATCCCACGCTTAATATTACAGCCCAGGGTGGCTGGCAATCGGCTACCGTTGGCGATCTGTTTAAAAGCGCTACCATTTTTGGTAATGTTGTAGGAGGTTTAACACAACCTGTATTTAACAAAGGATTGAACAAACAAAGACTACAACTTGCCAAAGCACAATACGAAGAAAATGTGGCTACGTTTCAGCAAACAGTACTTGATGCCGGCCGGGAAGTTTCTGACGCGTTATACAATTACAAAGCAGTGCAGGATAAAGCCTCAACACGTAAGCTGCTACTTGATGCCTGGTTCAGATCTGTGGATTACAACCGCGAACTACTTAAAAACGGGTACGTCACCTATACCGATGTTTTAACATCCGAACAATCTTATTTATCTGCACAATTAAGTGGCGTAAACGACAGGTTGCAACAATTGACATCATTAGTAACGTTGTACAAAAGTTTAGGTGGAGGATGGAAATAA
- a CDS encoding efflux RND transporter permease subunit has product MLKIFIKRPVLSTVISVIIVILGVLAYLGLPVTQYPEIAPPTVKVSATYTGAGAEVIQRNVIVPLEEQINGVEGMTYMTSTATNDGDATITVYFKLGTNSDINAVNVQNRVQRATNLLPAEVTKAGVTVEKQQSSNLLIFALKSNNPSYDQTFLSNYANINLIPEIKRINGVGSVVSFGTKDYSMRVWLKPDVMATYGITPADVNNALAEQNFDAAPGKFGENSDQVFQYTIKYTGRLIDTTQFGDIIMRSTADGQVLRLKDIARLEMGSLTYSSTMNTDDQPATVIAISQTAGSNAQAIIKDAITTLDKASASFPEGVSYIPLLNANDFLSASIEKVIHTLIEAYILVFIVVFIFLQDFRSTLIPGISVLVSIIGTFACLSLFGFTINLLTLFALVLAIGIVVDDAIVVVEAVHAKLDEGYQSAYNASVDAMSELGGTIVAITLVMAAVFVPVSFISGSSGVFFKQFGLTLASAIVISAVNALTLSPALCALFLKPHEEHNGTSKNLLQRFYMSFNTGFDALKGKYQKSIGFLNRKKWIIPSALVLFTVLLVFFMKTSPGGFVPNEDQGTIFADISLPPGTSLEKTTQVANIVDNMAKNIPEVANRAKITGQSIINGTGSNFGLLIFKLKPWDERKGVKVDDVIGRLFGMTAGIKDAKIIFFAPPTVPGFGNSSGFTIELQDKTGGSVENFSKVAGGFLGAINQRPEILYAATGFNPNYPQYLMKINVAKTKEAGILPSDLMATMQGYFGGIYASNFNQFGKQYRVMIQADAKYRSNSQSLNNVYVRNASGNMAPVSEFVTLTSVNGPQSLSRFNLYNNISVIGSPKPGFSSGDALAAVRETAAQTLPAGYTFDYSGLSREEVNAGGQTVFIYILCIVFVFFLLSALYESYIIPFAVLLSLPAGLFGTYLFARIMGIDNNIYMQISVVMLIGLLAKNAILIVEYAVARREKGMTIVNAAIEAATARLRPILMTSLAFIVGLMPLMFSSGVGAAGNRSIGTGAVGGMLAGTIFGVFIIPVLYIIFQTLQEKFSGKKKPGEVVIPALD; this is encoded by the coding sequence ATGCTTAAGATATTCATAAAAAGACCGGTTTTATCTACTGTAATATCGGTAATCATTGTAATATTGGGAGTATTAGCCTATTTAGGGCTACCCGTTACACAATACCCTGAAATCGCCCCGCCAACAGTTAAGGTATCAGCTACATATACCGGTGCCGGCGCAGAAGTAATTCAAAGAAACGTCATTGTACCACTGGAAGAACAGATAAATGGTGTGGAAGGAATGACCTACATGACTTCCACCGCCACTAATGATGGTGATGCTACTATCACTGTATACTTCAAACTTGGTACAAACTCTGATATAAACGCCGTAAACGTGCAGAACAGGGTGCAAAGGGCCACTAATTTACTGCCTGCCGAAGTAACCAAAGCAGGAGTAACCGTAGAGAAGCAGCAAAGTAGTAACCTTCTCATCTTTGCACTTAAAAGTAATAACCCGTCATATGACCAGACATTTTTAAGCAATTATGCCAACATCAATCTTATACCGGAAATTAAGCGGATAAACGGCGTGGGTAGTGTAGTTTCATTTGGTACAAAGGACTATTCCATGCGTGTTTGGCTGAAGCCCGATGTAATGGCAACCTATGGCATAACTCCTGCAGATGTGAACAACGCACTTGCTGAACAAAATTTTGATGCTGCGCCCGGTAAATTTGGAGAAAACAGCGACCAGGTTTTTCAATACACCATTAAATATACCGGCCGGTTGATCGATACCACGCAGTTTGGTGACATTATCATGCGTTCTACTGCTGATGGCCAGGTATTACGATTAAAGGATATCGCCAGGCTTGAAATGGGTTCCCTCACCTATTCCTCTACTATGAATACTGATGATCAGCCCGCAACTGTTATTGCCATAAGCCAAACGGCCGGATCCAATGCCCAGGCCATTATTAAAGACGCCATAACCACACTGGATAAAGCTTCCGCATCTTTTCCAGAAGGTGTAAGTTATATACCCCTGTTGAACGCGAATGACTTTTTAAGTGCATCTATTGAAAAAGTGATACACACTTTAATAGAAGCCTATATTTTGGTTTTCATTGTTGTTTTTATTTTTCTCCAGGATTTTCGCTCCACGCTTATACCGGGTATATCAGTATTGGTGTCTATCATCGGTACGTTTGCCTGTCTCAGCTTGTTTGGCTTTACAATTAACCTGCTAACACTCTTTGCTTTGGTGCTGGCCATAGGTATTGTGGTAGATGATGCTATAGTAGTCGTCGAGGCGGTCCACGCCAAGCTAGATGAAGGTTATCAATCAGCATACAATGCATCTGTTGATGCCATGTCTGAATTGGGCGGAACCATCGTAGCAATTACATTGGTCATGGCCGCCGTGTTTGTTCCGGTTTCTTTTATCAGCGGCAGCTCGGGAGTATTTTTTAAACAGTTTGGTTTGACCCTTGCTTCTGCCATTGTAATTTCGGCGGTCAATGCCCTGACGCTAAGCCCCGCATTGTGCGCCCTGTTTTTGAAACCGCATGAAGAACATAATGGAACCAGCAAAAACCTGCTGCAAAGGTTTTATATGTCTTTTAATACCGGATTTGATGCTTTAAAGGGCAAATACCAAAAGTCAATAGGCTTCTTAAACCGTAAAAAATGGATCATTCCGTCTGCCCTAGTCTTATTTACTGTATTACTGGTTTTCTTCATGAAAACATCGCCAGGCGGTTTTGTGCCCAATGAAGATCAGGGAACCATCTTCGCTGATATCAGCTTACCTCCGGGTACCTCTCTTGAAAAAACCACTCAGGTTGCCAATATAGTAGACAATATGGCGAAGAATATTCCTGAAGTTGCTAACCGGGCAAAAATAACCGGGCAAAGCATCATCAATGGTACCGGTAGCAATTTCGGATTGCTCATATTTAAGCTAAAACCGTGGGATGAAAGAAAGGGGGTAAAAGTTGATGATGTGATTGGCAGGTTATTTGGCATGACTGCCGGAATAAAAGATGCAAAAATCATTTTCTTTGCACCGCCTACCGTACCAGGGTTCGGTAACTCAAGTGGGTTTACCATTGAATTGCAGGATAAAACCGGGGGCAGCGTAGAAAATTTCAGCAAAGTTGCCGGTGGCTTCCTGGGAGCAATTAATCAACGTCCGGAAATTTTATATGCCGCTACTGGGTTTAATCCTAACTACCCCCAATATTTAATGAAAATAAACGTAGCCAAAACAAAAGAAGCCGGCATTTTACCCAGCGATCTGATGGCAACTATGCAAGGTTATTTCGGTGGTATATATGCTTCTAACTTTAACCAGTTTGGTAAACAATACCGGGTTATGATACAGGCTGATGCCAAATACCGGAGCAATTCACAGAGTCTAAATAATGTGTATGTCAGAAATGCATCTGGTAACATGGCGCCTGTATCAGAATTTGTTACCCTCACTTCTGTTAATGGACCACAAAGCCTGTCAAGGTTCAACCTATATAATAATATATCAGTTATCGGCAGTCCTAAACCCGGGTTTAGCAGCGGCGATGCACTTGCTGCTGTTAGAGAAACTGCGGCCCAAACCCTGCCTGCCGGTTACACTTTTGACTACTCAGGTTTATCGCGTGAAGAGGTAAATGCTGGTGGACAAACAGTGTTCATCTATATACTTTGTATAGTGTTTGTATTCTTTTTACTGAGCGCTCTTTATGAAAGTTATATTATACCGTTTGCTGTGCTGTTATCCCTTCCTGCAGGCTTGTTTGGCACTTACCTTTTTGCAAGGATCATGGGGATAGACAACAACATATACATGCAAATATCTGTAGTGATGCTGATTGGTTTACTCGCTAAAAATGCTATCCTGATAGTTGAATATGCTGTTGCAAGGCGAGAGAAAGGTATGACAATTGTAAATGCGGCCATTGAAGCTGCCACAGCACGTTTGCGTCCTATTTTAATGACATCACTTGCGTTTATTGTAGGCCTCATGCCGCTGATGTTCTCATCTGGTGTTGGTGCTGCCGGCAATCGCTCTATTGGCACAGGTGCTGTAGGTGGCATGTTGGCAGGAACAATATTCGGTGTATTTATTATACCCGTCCTTTACATCATTTTTCAAACATTACAGGAAAAATTCAGCGGAAAAAAGAAACCAGGTGAGGTGGTAATTCCTGCATTAGATTAA
- a CDS encoding efflux RND transporter periplasmic adaptor subunit, whose translation MKKPTIMNRVLIVIQLSTTLLVLASCGGRPGGPGGPGAAGPSGPPAYKSAEVYSGSTTMFYNYPATIQGEQNVEIRPKVDGFIQKIFVDEGANVHTGEPLFELRNPQYEAAVRSAIAAVKIAEADVQTAEMDVEKVKPLVERKIISDYELQSKQYTLNSKKASLASAQADLVNAKVNVGYTYLTSPANGVIGTIPYKVGSLVSSTSANPLTTVYNTKNIYVYFSLNEKQLLEFSRTVKGATLKEKLATMEDVSLILADGTEYPEKGRIVTASGLISTETGSVSFRADFPNKLGLIRSGSSATIKIPVKLENALLIPQNATYDMQGQKFVYKVNDKDSTVNISVNVSANPIGNLYVVESGLKKGDKLIVEGVGNLKPGMVVKPLPTNTDSLYADAGKHK comes from the coding sequence ATGAAAAAGCCAACAATAATGAACCGGGTGTTAATAGTCATTCAATTGTCGACAACCTTATTAGTATTAGCTTCATGCGGGGGAAGACCTGGAGGACCTGGAGGACCTGGAGCAGCCGGTCCCTCAGGACCTCCCGCTTATAAATCAGCAGAAGTGTATTCAGGGTCCACTACCATGTTTTACAACTACCCTGCTACTATACAAGGTGAACAAAATGTTGAAATACGTCCTAAAGTTGATGGCTTTATTCAAAAAATATTTGTAGATGAAGGAGCAAACGTACACACTGGTGAGCCCCTCTTTGAATTACGGAATCCGCAATACGAAGCCGCTGTAAGAAGCGCTATTGCTGCTGTTAAGATAGCAGAGGCAGACGTTCAGACCGCAGAAATGGATGTAGAAAAGGTAAAACCACTGGTGGAAAGAAAGATCATCAGTGATTACGAGTTACAATCAAAACAATACACCTTAAATTCCAAAAAAGCTTCCCTGGCATCAGCCCAGGCCGATCTGGTTAATGCCAAAGTAAATGTAGGTTATACCTATTTAACCAGTCCTGCTAACGGGGTGATAGGAACAATACCCTATAAGGTTGGCAGTTTGGTAAGCAGCACATCGGCAAACCCTCTTACTACCGTTTACAACACAAAAAATATTTACGTATACTTTTCTTTAAATGAAAAACAACTACTTGAATTTTCAAGAACAGTAAAAGGTGCGACGCTTAAAGAAAAACTGGCAACAATGGAGGATGTGTCATTAATACTGGCTGATGGCACCGAGTACCCGGAAAAAGGAAGAATCGTTACTGCCAGTGGGCTAATCAGTACAGAAACAGGATCAGTAAGTTTTAGGGCCGACTTCCCCAACAAGCTTGGCCTGATACGCAGTGGCAGTAGTGCCACCATCAAAATACCTGTTAAACTGGAGAACGCTTTGTTGATCCCTCAAAACGCTACTTATGATATGCAGGGACAAAAATTTGTTTATAAAGTAAACGACAAAGATAGTACTGTAAATATCAGTGTCAATGTATCTGCAAATCCTATTGGAAATCTATATGTGGTGGAAAGCGGTTTGAAAAAAGGTGATAAACTGATAGTGGAAGGTGTGGGTAACTTAAAACCGGGTATGGTCGTCAAACCATTACCGACCAATACCGATAGCCTGTATGCTGATGCAGGTAAACATAAGTAA